The DNA segment AGAGAATGGACAGACGATTTTGGAAGCTGCGCTCAACAACAATATACGCTTTCCAAATCGATGTCAGGTTGGTGCTTGTGCTGCGTGTCTTTGTCGGCTTTTAACAGGAAGGGTGAAATATCACCTTGAGCCGATGCTGACAGAAGCCGAAAAGGCGCAGGGGTGGGTGTTTGCTTGTCAGGCCGTAGTAGAAAGTGATTTAAAGATCTCACTGTCAGAATAAAGATGCCTTATTAGGATTAGAAACAGAAATGACGATTAAATGTAAAGTAAAGTCGATTGAGCCTTTGGCGTG comes from the Vibrio astriarenae genome and includes:
- a CDS encoding 2Fe-2S iron-sulfur cluster-binding protein yields the protein MTYTVTITPENIAFDVENGQTILEAALNNNIRFPNRCQVGACAACLCRLLTGRVKYHLEPMLTEAEKAQGWVFACQAVVESDLKISLSE